The genomic region CCCATTCTATCCCAGTGTATTGGCTACAGCCTTCCAACTTTCACCTATGGAGAAAAATAACAGATGTATATAGTCCTACGCCAAAGGCCAAtgtaagaatgttttaaaatgcaagggCCTCCTATAAGTCGTATCAGTGGTGGGAATTTAGGAAAATCCAAATGCTCAGCCTCGCCCGCCGTTTTCACTAATATtgcatttcctcttttcttttgcagtACCAGATAACGGAAGGAACAGGCCAAGAGTCGACGCTCCCCAACCAGAGCCACAGGGGGCAACTGAGGGAAGAGCAAGGAGAGGGGAGCACATAGTGAATGCGATAATCCACCATGGGAAAAATGAGTGGGAACTGTACAGAAAGCAGAACAGGATTATCGCAAATAGGAACATGCGCCAGATGCAGCGGTTTATTGATAGTTGCACAGCCGAGGCACAATCATGGAACGAACAACAGCAGTTGCTGACAGAACAAATAGGGAAGGCTATGGATATCTGCTCACAGCTTGTCGCACTGCAAGAGGAGGACTTGGAACTGAAAAGGGAGGACTTTGCTCTGCGCCGAACCCAGGCTGAACAAGCTGTGGAATATCAAAAGGCCAAATTGGATTTACTTCGAAGAGGAAGCCAACAGCCCAAAGCAGGTGTCAGTCGCTTTCGCAGGCCATTGTGTCTGGTAAACGCTCCCAGCCAAGCCTCAGTTGCGCAGCCTCCCCCCATGGCTGaggaaacagaggaggaagaaattgtTCCTGGGTCACAATGGACACTTCCAGTCGAGTCCGAAATAGTACCGGAGCCCGCGAGAAAGAAGAGGGTCATAAAAAAAGGCACCTGTATTCACCCTCATGACTGCTGTCTGTTGAACGTCACCCATCATACTTGTTTTTAGTACACGTTCAGTTAGCAAGATATGttgtgttatgttatgttatgttatgtttgcACTAGTAAACTTTACTAAAATCAACACTTTGCTGGTCCGGCTAGGGTAATTGCCTGGCTAGCCTGTGAGGGAAGCCATGGCAGAACCAAAACACATAGCGGGCCTAGGATGCAGGGAAAGTGGGAAGCGAACTTATAAAGGGATGCCACATGTAGGAAATGGTCCCAAGGTTTCCgcaacagcattgcagcacatgggagccgtggaaACAGATgatgaggggtatcccctccatatctctggcctgttacagactgccaaaataaagctgattcaggtctctttggagatatgctgtttaaatgatacatgcatcctaagagtccagaagtgtgccaaagccacactccattcttaggTGCTG from Sceloporus undulatus isolate JIND9_A2432 ecotype Alabama unplaced genomic scaffold, SceUnd_v1.1 scaffold_1001, whole genome shotgun sequence harbors:
- the LOC121917830 gene encoding uncharacterized protein LOC121917830 translates to GEEPEVLLTLRSVPQDELPPVGTPAPQEPEEEDRESSDGETFVEGLNITQEDREGAIEGEGTAAIPEAPPAPPSVPDNGRNRPRVDAPQPEPQGATEGRARRGEHIVNAIIHHGKNEWELYRKQNRIIANRNMRQMQRFIDSCTAEAQSWNEQQQLLTEQIGKAMDICSQLVALQEEDLELKREDFALRRTQAEQAVEYQKAKLDLLRRGSQQPKAGVSRFRRPLCLVNAPSQASVAQPPPMAEETEEEEIVPGSQWTLPVESEIVPEPARKKRVIKKGTCIHPHDCCLLNVTHHTCF